The following coding sequences are from one Comamonas koreensis window:
- a CDS encoding glutamine--tRNA ligase/YqeY domain fusion protein, translated as MNAPAPSASHNGSDEVVKPTNFLRQIIESDLEKGSYAQRHWGGTPGDAQHHQQGPIDQAKIRTRFPPEPNGYLHVGHAKSICLNFGLARDFGGVCHLRFDDTNPEKEDQEYVDGIIDAVRWLGFDWKDPSGEQNLYYASNYFDFMYRCAVYLIEQGLAYVDEQSAEEMRANRGDFTRPGVNSPFRDRSVAENLQRFADMKDGKLPDGAAVLRAKIDMTAPNINLRDPAIYRVRHAEHHNTGNQWCIYPMYTFAHPIEDAYEHITHSICTLEFEDQRPFYDWLLDHLRSGGLIDAPQPRQYEFSRLNLTYVITSKRKLKHLVDNQLVSGWDDPRMPTVVGLRRRGYTPASIRNFCERIGVTKDYAWIDYATLDGCLREDLENQAHRAMVVLDPVKLELSNWAEVFGSAEHLEACSLPALPHPAEGQAAPERHFSLGREVWIEREDFAEVPPKGYKRLFPGNKVRLKGGYVIECTGCEKDADGVITKVLATVVPDTKSGTPGADSVKVKAAITWVGVADGVQAEVRLYDRLFTDPQPDAGGKDFLALLNPDSLKVVTAYVEPSLKAAQPDDKFQFERFGYFVADRHDHRSDKPVFNKITGLKDSWGK; from the coding sequence ATGAATGCACCTGCCCCGAGCGCTTCGCACAACGGTAGTGACGAAGTGGTCAAACCCACCAATTTCCTGCGACAAATCATCGAGTCCGATCTCGAAAAAGGCAGCTACGCCCAGCGCCACTGGGGTGGTACGCCTGGCGATGCCCAGCACCACCAGCAGGGCCCCATCGACCAGGCCAAGATCCGCACCCGCTTTCCGCCTGAGCCCAACGGCTACCTGCACGTGGGCCACGCCAAGTCGATCTGCCTGAACTTTGGTCTCGCACGCGACTTTGGCGGCGTCTGCCACCTGCGCTTTGACGACACCAACCCGGAAAAGGAAGACCAGGAGTATGTGGACGGCATCATCGATGCCGTGCGCTGGCTGGGCTTTGACTGGAAGGACCCGAGCGGCGAGCAAAACCTCTACTACGCCAGCAACTACTTCGACTTCATGTACCGTTGCGCGGTCTACCTGATCGAGCAAGGCCTGGCCTATGTCGACGAGCAGTCGGCCGAAGAGATGCGCGCCAACCGGGGCGACTTCACGCGCCCGGGCGTCAACAGCCCGTTCCGCGACCGCAGCGTGGCCGAGAACCTGCAGCGCTTTGCCGACATGAAGGATGGCAAGCTGCCCGATGGCGCGGCCGTGCTGCGCGCCAAGATCGACATGACGGCGCCCAATATCAACCTGCGCGATCCTGCGATCTACCGGGTGCGCCATGCCGAGCACCACAATACCGGCAACCAATGGTGCATCTACCCAATGTACACCTTTGCGCACCCGATCGAGGACGCCTACGAGCACATCACCCACTCGATCTGCACCTTGGAGTTCGAGGACCAGCGCCCCTTCTACGACTGGTTGCTGGACCACCTGCGCAGCGGCGGCCTGATCGATGCGCCCCAGCCGCGCCAGTACGAATTCTCGCGCCTGAACCTGACCTATGTGATCACCAGCAAGCGCAAGCTCAAGCACCTGGTGGACAACCAATTGGTCAGCGGCTGGGACGACCCACGCATGCCCACCGTCGTCGGCCTGCGCCGCCGTGGCTACACGCCCGCGTCCATCCGCAATTTCTGCGAGCGCATTGGTGTCACCAAGGACTACGCCTGGATCGACTACGCCACCTTGGACGGCTGCCTGCGCGAAGACCTGGAGAACCAGGCCCACCGTGCGATGGTGGTGCTGGACCCGGTCAAGCTGGAGCTGAGCAACTGGGCCGAGGTGTTTGGCAGTGCCGAGCACCTCGAAGCCTGCAGCCTGCCCGCCCTGCCCCACCCGGCAGAAGGCCAGGCCGCGCCTGAGCGCCACTTCAGCCTGGGCCGCGAGGTCTGGATCGAGCGCGAAGACTTTGCCGAGGTCCCCCCCAAGGGCTACAAGCGCCTCTTCCCCGGCAACAAGGTGCGCCTCAAGGGCGGCTATGTGATCGAATGCACCGGCTGCGAGAAGGATGCCGATGGCGTGATCACCAAGGTGCTGGCCACCGTGGTGCCCGACACCAAGAGCGGCACCCCTGGTGCGGACAGCGTCAAGGTCAAGGCCGCCATCACCTGGGTGGGCGTGGCCGATGGCGTGCAAGCCGAAGTGCGCCTCTATGACCGCCTGTTCACCGATCCGCAGCCCGATGCCGGCGGCAAGGACTTCCTGGCCCTGCTCAACCCGGATAGCCTCAAGGTCGTGACCGCCTATGTCGAGCCCTCGCTCAAGGCTGCGCAGCCCGATGACAAGTTCCAGTTCGAGCGCTTTGGCTACTTTGTGGCCGACCGCCATGACCACCGCAGCGACAAGCCGGTGTTCAACAAGATCACCGGTTTGAAGGATTCCTGGGGCAAGTAA
- a CDS encoding isoaspartyl peptidase/L-asparaginase family protein, protein MTTSISSFRPVIAIHGGAGTITRASITPAQQQAYREALRDVLQGAQQKLAAGAPAEEVAVEAVRLLEECPLFNAGRGAVFTADATHEMDACVMRGRDLACGSLAGVSTVRNPVRAALALMEAGGPVFMIGEAAERFAQAQGCEMVARDWFSTEQRLTQLRTVQAAALASGREQVALDHTAQSQTQAQAAPLDERKKMGTVGAVVLDVHGQLAAATSTGGLTNKKPGRVGDSPVVGAGTYAKHGVVAVSCTGVGEAFIRGSAAHTVAARVELLGESVAQATAEVIHRVLPPLGGDGGLIAVGADGEVSLCFNSEGMYRGQIGIDGEALVAIYANDALAPA, encoded by the coding sequence ATGACCACCTCTATCTCCTCCTTTCGCCCCGTGATCGCCATCCATGGCGGCGCCGGCACCATCACCCGCGCCTCCATCACCCCCGCGCAGCAGCAGGCCTACCGGGAGGCCTTGCGCGATGTGCTGCAAGGCGCGCAGCAAAAGCTGGCGGCAGGTGCGCCTGCCGAAGAAGTGGCCGTGGAGGCCGTGCGCCTGCTCGAAGAATGTCCGCTGTTCAACGCCGGGCGCGGCGCCGTGTTCACGGCCGATGCCACGCATGAGATGGATGCCTGTGTGATGCGCGGGCGCGACCTGGCCTGCGGCTCGCTCGCCGGGGTCAGCACCGTGCGCAACCCGGTGCGCGCCGCCTTGGCGCTGATGGAGGCGGGCGGGCCCGTGTTCATGATTGGCGAAGCGGCCGAGCGCTTTGCCCAGGCCCAGGGCTGCGAGATGGTGGCGCGCGACTGGTTCTCGACCGAGCAGCGCCTGACCCAGCTGCGCACCGTGCAGGCCGCAGCGCTGGCGTCGGGCCGCGAGCAGGTGGCGCTGGACCACACCGCGCAAAGCCAGACCCAGGCCCAGGCCGCGCCGCTCGATGAGCGCAAGAAGATGGGCACCGTCGGTGCGGTGGTGCTGGATGTGCATGGCCAGCTGGCTGCCGCCACCTCGACCGGTGGCCTGACCAACAAAAAGCCGGGGCGCGTCGGTGACTCGCCCGTGGTGGGCGCGGGCACCTATGCCAAGCATGGCGTGGTGGCTGTGTCCTGCACCGGCGTGGGCGAGGCCTTTATCCGGGGCTCGGCCGCCCACACGGTGGCCGCGCGCGTGGAGCTGCTGGGCGAGTCGGTGGCCCAGGCCACGGCCGAGGTCATCCACCGCGTGCTGCCACCGCTGGGCGGCGACGGCGGCCTGATTGCGGTGGGCGCCGATGGCGAAGTCTCGCTGTGCTTCAACTCCGAAGGCATGTACCGGGGCCAGATCGGCATCGATGGCGAGGCGCTCGTGGCCATTTATGCCAACGACGCCTTGGCTCCAGCGTGA
- a CDS encoding alpha/beta fold hydrolase produces the protein MSDVLDTRTAGLLPLPALYETLLAQATRRTTVFEGQTVVWHSWGERRPGTLPLVMLHGGSGSWTHWIRNIDALLAQGYELWLPDLPGFGDSDPPAVGTDADAMLAPLHAGMAQLDLLPCQLMGFSFGGMTAAMLTAAYPQAVERLVLVGAPAMGVVPEKQFSLKGWRHLSDPAEQQEMHRYNLGALMLWDAAKIDDQALAVHQHNVVRDRLPRRRLANTDILAQSLPQIACPVAAIYGAYDALYKSYMPALEHQYRAVTPHLQAFVRLPDSGHWVQYEQPEAFIATLLPLLSS, from the coding sequence ATGTCGGATGTTCTAGACACCCGCACTGCGGGCTTGCTGCCGCTGCCGGCGCTCTACGAGACGCTGTTGGCCCAGGCGACACGGCGGACCACTGTTTTTGAAGGCCAGACTGTGGTCTGGCATAGCTGGGGCGAGCGCCGACCTGGCACGCTGCCCTTGGTGATGCTCCATGGCGGCAGCGGCAGCTGGACCCACTGGATCCGCAATATCGATGCGCTGCTCGCCCAAGGCTATGAACTCTGGCTGCCCGATCTGCCGGGCTTTGGCGACTCCGACCCGCCAGCGGTGGGTACCGACGCCGATGCCATGCTCGCGCCCTTGCATGCCGGCATGGCGCAGCTGGATCTGCTGCCTTGCCAGCTGATGGGTTTCTCCTTTGGCGGTATGACGGCGGCCATGCTGACCGCCGCCTACCCGCAGGCGGTCGAGCGCCTGGTGCTGGTGGGGGCCCCTGCCATGGGCGTGGTGCCGGAGAAGCAGTTCAGCTTGAAGGGCTGGCGCCATCTGAGCGACCCTGCCGAGCAGCAGGAGATGCACCGCTACAACCTGGGCGCGTTGATGCTCTGGGATGCCGCCAAGATAGACGACCAGGCCCTGGCCGTGCACCAGCACAATGTCGTTCGGGACCGCCTGCCGCGCCGGCGCCTGGCCAACACCGATATCCTGGCGCAGTCGCTGCCGCAGATCGCCTGCCCGGTCGCTGCGATCTATGGCGCCTATGACGCCCTGTACAAAAGCTATATGCCCGCGCTGGAGCACCAATACCGCGCGGTTACGCCCCATCTGCAGGCCTTTGTGCGGCTGCCCGACAGCGGCCATTGGGTGCAGTATGAGCAGCCCGAGGCCTTTATCGCCACGCTGCTGCCGCTGCTCTCTTCCTGA
- the aroQ gene encoding type II 3-dehydroquinate dehydratase, producing the protein MKTVFVLNGPNLNLLGLREPTIYGAHTLADVEQLCAQAAARNQLALRFHQSNHEGALIDWLHEAGQLQREGQLAGVVLNAAAYTHTSVALMDAIKGAALPVIELHISNVHAREAFRHHSYIAPVAKAVICGLGVQGYSIAIDAVTQVLLGQTA; encoded by the coding sequence ATGAAAACTGTTTTTGTACTGAACGGCCCGAACCTGAACCTGCTGGGCCTGCGCGAGCCCACCATCTATGGTGCCCACACCTTGGCCGATGTCGAGCAGCTGTGTGCCCAGGCGGCCGCCCGCAACCAGCTGGCGCTGCGTTTTCACCAGAGCAACCATGAAGGCGCGTTGATCGACTGGCTGCACGAGGCGGGCCAGCTGCAGCGCGAGGGCCAACTGGCCGGCGTGGTGCTCAATGCCGCGGCCTACACCCACACCAGCGTGGCCTTGATGGATGCGATCAAGGGCGCGGCGCTGCCGGTGATCGAGCTGCATATCAGCAACGTCCATGCCCGCGAGGCCTTCCGCCACCATTCCTATATTGCGCCGGTGGCCAAGGCGGTCATCTGCGGCCTGGGGGTGCAGGGCTACAGCATTGCGATCGATGCGGTGACCCAGGTACTGCTCGGACAGACCGCGTGA
- a CDS encoding dipeptide ABC transporter ATP-binding protein, with amino-acid sequence MSNPSSTPVHDDLTPPVLQVRDLSVSFKTEQGRVQVVKNLNLDVYAGQTLAVVGESGSGKSVTSLALMRLVETGGGQIDSGSMLLRGRHAGTIDLAKATSAQMRQVRGADMAMVFQEPMTSLNPVFTVGEQIAESIRLHQGKSNSAAMAEALRMMELVRIPEARNVLTRHPHQLSGGMRQRVMIAMALSCKPSLLIADEPTTALDVTIQAQILALVQELQREMSMGVIFITHDMGVVAEVADRVLVMYRGDKVEEQDCVQLFANPQQTYTRNLLAAVPQLGAMRGKDLPERFSLLGQSAQAETTAPETSTVQAGEPVLQVNKLVTRFPIKEGLFGGVKRQVYAVEQVSLSLQPGETLAVVGESGCGKSTTGRALARLIDFQSGDVQVAGRDIAKLQGAQLQALRRDIQFIFQDPFASLDPRLTVGYSILEPMLIHKLLPREQAEKKVEWLLEKVGLPPVAANRYPHEFSGGQRQRIAIARALALNPKVVIADEAVSALDVSIRAQIINLMMDLQREFGIAFLFISHDMAVVERVSHRVAVMYLGQIVEIGPRRAVFENPQHPYTKRLMAAVPIADPTQRRQHTLNVAEIPSPVRGVDDPPRVLPMREVGPGHWVAQEMPQPAVPAGQVQDLQPA; translated from the coding sequence ATGTCCAACCCCAGTTCTACTCCCGTCCACGATGACCTGACGCCGCCCGTTTTGCAGGTGCGCGATCTGTCCGTGAGCTTCAAGACCGAGCAGGGGCGGGTGCAGGTGGTCAAAAACCTGAACCTCGATGTCTACGCCGGCCAGACCCTGGCAGTGGTGGGCGAGTCGGGCTCGGGCAAGTCGGTCACGTCGCTGGCGCTGATGCGGCTGGTGGAGACCGGCGGGGGCCAGATCGACAGCGGCTCGATGCTGCTGCGCGGCCGCCATGCCGGCACGATCGACCTGGCCAAGGCCACCTCCGCCCAGATGCGCCAGGTGCGCGGGGCCGATATGGCGATGGTGTTCCAGGAGCCGATGACCTCGCTCAACCCGGTGTTCACCGTGGGCGAGCAGATTGCCGAATCGATTCGCTTGCACCAGGGCAAGTCCAACAGCGCGGCGATGGCCGAGGCGCTGCGCATGATGGAGCTGGTGCGCATTCCCGAGGCCCGCAATGTGCTCACGCGCCACCCGCACCAGCTGTCTGGCGGCATGCGCCAGCGCGTGATGATCGCGATGGCGCTGTCCTGCAAGCCCTCGCTGCTGATTGCCGATGAACCGACGACGGCGCTGGATGTGACCATCCAGGCCCAGATTCTGGCGCTGGTGCAGGAGCTGCAGCGCGAGATGTCCATGGGGGTGATCTTCATCACCCACGATATGGGCGTGGTGGCCGAGGTGGCCGACCGCGTGCTGGTGATGTACCGCGGCGACAAGGTCGAAGAGCAGGACTGCGTGCAGCTGTTTGCCAACCCGCAGCAGACCTATACCCGCAACCTGCTGGCCGCCGTGCCGCAGCTGGGCGCCATGCGCGGCAAGGATTTGCCCGAGCGCTTCAGTCTGCTGGGCCAGAGCGCGCAGGCCGAGACCACTGCGCCCGAGACATCGACCGTGCAAGCCGGTGAGCCGGTGTTGCAGGTCAACAAGCTCGTGACGCGTTTCCCGATCAAGGAAGGTCTGTTTGGCGGCGTCAAGCGCCAGGTCTATGCGGTCGAGCAGGTGAGCCTGAGCCTGCAGCCGGGCGAGACCTTGGCGGTGGTGGGAGAGTCCGGTTGCGGCAAATCCACCACGGGCCGCGCGCTGGCCCGTTTGATCGATTTCCAGTCCGGCGATGTGCAGGTGGCCGGGCGCGATATTGCCAAGCTGCAAGGCGCGCAGCTGCAGGCGCTGCGCCGCGATATCCAGTTCATTTTCCAGGACCCGTTTGCCTCGCTCGATCCGCGCCTGACCGTGGGCTACAGCATTCTGGAGCCCATGCTGATCCACAAGCTGCTGCCGCGCGAGCAGGCCGAGAAAAAGGTGGAGTGGCTGCTGGAGAAGGTCGGCCTGCCCCCGGTTGCCGCCAACCGCTACCCGCATGAATTCTCGGGCGGCCAGCGCCAGCGCATCGCCATTGCCCGCGCGCTGGCCCTGAACCCCAAGGTGGTGATTGCCGATGAGGCGGTCTCTGCGCTCGATGTGTCGATCCGCGCGCAGATCATCAACCTGATGATGGACCTGCAGCGGGAGTTTGGCATTGCCTTTTTGTTCATCTCGCACGATATGGCCGTGGTCGAGCGCGTCAGCCACCGCGTGGCCGTCATGTACCTGGGCCAGATCGTCGAGATCGGGCCGCGCCGCGCGGTGTTCGAGAACCCGCAGCACCCCTATACCAAGCGCCTGATGGCGGCCGTGCCGATTGCCGACCCGACGCAACGCCGCCAGCACACCTTGAATGTGGCCGAGATCCCCAGCCCTGTGCGCGGGGTGGACGACCCGCCGCGCGTGCTGCCGATGCGCGAGGTGGGCCCGGGCCACTGGGTGGCCCAAGAGATGCCGCAGCCCGCGGTGCCTGCCGGCCAGGTGCAGGATCTGCAGCCGGCTTGA